One genomic window of Hyphomonas adhaerens MHS-3 includes the following:
- a CDS encoding CIA30 family protein has translation MIRRFLSSCLVAVCVTGSSLAQDLAITDVTVFDGTGAEPYRATVMFDDGLISAIDKAAGPAPAGVPAIDGSDLSLLPGFFDLHVHYTPIGQPATTPQISQEYAKAGVTSVYDFAQAPEAFAPRREWLQSLPGPRVNFAARMSTTNGHGADWSDTSTTKWVNTPYAATEAVKALLPYQPDVIKVFTDGWRYGSGVDNTSMNEPTLTALVEEAHANGLKVLTHTVTKDRAEIAGRSGVDVIAHSVLDRHVDQVTIDALKNGGTAYAGTLAVYNPDKLETTPFEREHPSFKSRQARFQVGLDNMKALYEGGVLIALGTDAGMPRTPHGYSTLSEMELMVRAGLPQTAALMAGTSNSARAVGVYDQRGSIEVGKDADVVLIAGKPWENISDLHKTKYTFVGGEKVFGEGAPAPIEATVMSSSEITDTLIADFDREDGRSSRDTLVVGDPDGGMERSWQVFEVIDDGDRGGVLHLSADLALREDARAGIVVPMNVGSVQPADGSAYKGVTFDARGDDKPYTLVVATTEGRWSYGFEVGEDWETVIVPFKDLIAPAAGAEWTGDNIVDMRLLVKRPGGDTVWFELDNVKFF, from the coding sequence ATGATCAGAAGGTTTTTGAGTTCGTGCTTGGTGGCGGTGTGTGTGACGGGTTCATCGCTGGCTCAAGACCTGGCGATCACCGATGTGACCGTGTTCGATGGAACGGGCGCGGAGCCATACAGGGCGACCGTCATGTTCGACGACGGCCTCATCTCAGCTATCGACAAGGCCGCGGGACCGGCGCCGGCAGGCGTGCCGGCAATTGATGGGAGCGACCTGTCGCTTTTGCCTGGATTCTTCGACCTGCACGTTCACTACACTCCGATCGGACAGCCGGCGACAACGCCCCAGATTTCGCAGGAATACGCCAAGGCTGGCGTGACATCAGTGTATGATTTTGCCCAGGCGCCGGAAGCCTTCGCCCCGCGGCGCGAGTGGCTGCAATCGCTTCCAGGGCCGCGCGTGAATTTTGCCGCGCGCATGAGTACCACCAATGGACATGGTGCTGACTGGTCCGACACAAGCACCACCAAATGGGTCAATACCCCCTACGCCGCCACCGAAGCGGTCAAGGCATTGCTGCCGTATCAGCCCGATGTCATCAAGGTCTTCACAGACGGTTGGCGTTATGGGTCCGGAGTAGATAATACGAGTATGAATGAGCCGACCCTGACCGCTCTGGTCGAGGAAGCGCACGCCAACGGCCTTAAAGTTCTGACTCACACGGTAACGAAAGACCGCGCCGAGATTGCTGGGCGTTCCGGCGTAGATGTTATCGCGCACTCAGTGCTCGACAGACATGTGGATCAGGTCACGATTGATGCGCTCAAGAACGGCGGCACGGCGTATGCCGGCACGCTTGCTGTCTACAATCCAGACAAACTGGAAACGACCCCATTTGAACGGGAGCATCCTTCTTTCAAATCGCGCCAGGCACGGTTTCAGGTCGGATTGGACAATATGAAAGCGCTGTACGAAGGCGGTGTTCTGATTGCGTTGGGCACCGATGCCGGGATGCCGCGCACTCCGCATGGCTATTCGACGCTTTCGGAAATGGAGTTGATGGTGCGCGCCGGGCTCCCGCAGACGGCTGCCCTGATGGCTGGTACATCCAACAGTGCGCGTGCCGTCGGTGTCTATGATCAGCGCGGCTCAATTGAAGTTGGCAAGGACGCGGATGTCGTACTGATCGCGGGCAAGCCGTGGGAGAATATCTCCGATCTGCACAAGACGAAGTACACCTTCGTCGGTGGGGAAAAGGTCTTTGGCGAAGGAGCGCCAGCGCCGATTGAGGCGACTGTCATGTCGTCCTCCGAAATCACGGACACACTGATCGCCGATTTCGACCGGGAAGACGGGCGTTCCTCGCGCGATACGCTGGTCGTAGGTGACCCCGATGGAGGAATGGAGCGCAGCTGGCAGGTTTTTGAAGTGATCGATGATGGCGATCGGGGCGGTGTTCTGCACTTGTCTGCAGACCTTGCGCTGCGGGAAGACGCTCGGGCCGGAATTGTTGTCCCCATGAATGTCGGGTCAGTTCAGCCTGCGGATGGTTCCGCTTATAAAGGCGTGACTTTTGATGCGCGCGGAGACGATAAGCCGTACACCCTGGTCGTGGCGACAACGGAAGGGCGTTGGAGCTACGGGTTCGAAGTGGGTGAGGACTGGGAGACGGTAATTGTTCCGTTTAAAGACCTTATCGCACCTGCAGCTGGTGCTGAATGGACGGGCGACAATATCGTAGATATGCGCCTCCTCGTCAAACGTCCTGGTGGCGACACCGTGTGGTTTGAGCTCGATAACGTCAAATTTTTCTGA
- a CDS encoding TonB-dependent receptor domain-containing protein: MKSREKDGSMYGNGTARVAKPGRFMRRCAMTVSTGALLFSVLSLEALAQEQSEDDTAQMEKVLILGSQIAGAKVSGALPVSVVSPDEIDATGAVSAEELFRTIPSAGDITFNGTYLGGANSNAARGDVSTVSLRGLAQGNTLVLLNGRRTVVHPTSQTDNQTPVFGYNINAIPVQGLARVEVLKDGAAALYGSDAVAGVVNNVLRSDFEGFDVNLQYGMAEGTNLKEFTADMLYGTDFANGKGNISIYLGGTTRDSLLRSDQDYTNIADMRPLTNGTNWAGVAWDNRSTFTSPWGQFTPVDTSIGQISADGTSFTDAAGTFHVQPEGFGAGCPYDVGDSICYGAGSIFTSAYRDMRNDQMATFDTLTMLPAVDRLNMFSFANYDVSDSLRLYGEVGYYTAESEAVVGSTGSLGSGPIYIAADAYWNPLGPVGSANRIDGLSANVPNEGLDLVINSYSAVDAGTRTVNVDNEQTRLLVGAKGDAFGWDWDSAILYNEAIVTDSADGYDSRLYQQAINRTDATAYNPFCGGIPGTPSVGGPSCNSPETIDSFRITQVRENKTTLALADFKVSKPDLFSIWAGDIGFAGGIEFRRETYHDDRDPHQDGSLPYYDQITGNLVSASSLMTHSPSPDVKGSRNVSSAYFEVAVPLVSPEMNIPFVQALDLQAAARYEDYSDVGSVSKPKVSASWDVIDGLRFRGSWSEGFKAPNLEVVNTPLLERVNGYPDYIQCQAALSQGRITDFSQCATLSVTVASLRSGNSDLEPEESESSSYGVVFEPQFIPEKFGTVTLTTDFWSIEQKNPIGLLNDSVALSYDYLLRLQGSSNPNVIRADPTPQQIADFAGTGYDPVGDVVNVVARFTNLSALKVEGIDYGAYWDVPVGPGDLSMNVNATYLNTYYQSPTDEAAAILAGLDDGTVNPYVTVTGGGSLIREDGRPEWKYSMSMSYDIANWKFGAFSQYTSQVFQTSVSSTSYGPWPIEDHTTWNFYGQYTVENDAWTDGTAIRVGVRNAFNEDPPLADTYGYLSSLYQPLPRYWYVNVKKSF, encoded by the coding sequence ATGAAATCCAGAGAAAAAGACGGGTCGATGTACGGGAACGGCACCGCGCGCGTTGCGAAGCCGGGACGGTTCATGCGGCGATGTGCCATGACGGTGTCAACCGGTGCACTATTATTCAGCGTGCTTTCGCTGGAAGCATTGGCCCAGGAGCAATCCGAAGACGACACGGCCCAGATGGAGAAGGTTCTGATCCTTGGTTCCCAGATTGCTGGTGCCAAAGTATCAGGTGCCCTCCCGGTTTCGGTTGTGTCGCCAGATGAAATCGACGCGACCGGTGCCGTATCCGCAGAAGAACTTTTCCGTACCATTCCATCGGCCGGCGATATTACCTTTAATGGAACGTATCTCGGTGGTGCGAACTCCAACGCCGCACGGGGGGACGTTTCTACAGTCAGTTTGAGGGGGCTCGCGCAAGGCAACACTCTGGTCCTGCTCAATGGCCGCCGTACGGTCGTTCACCCGACCTCGCAGACCGACAATCAGACGCCTGTCTTCGGATACAACATCAATGCCATTCCGGTTCAGGGGCTGGCGCGGGTTGAGGTTCTGAAAGACGGTGCGGCAGCTCTTTATGGCTCGGATGCTGTTGCAGGCGTTGTGAACAATGTTCTTCGGTCCGATTTCGAAGGTTTCGACGTGAACCTTCAATACGGCATGGCGGAAGGGACGAACCTGAAGGAATTTACCGCGGACATGCTCTACGGGACAGATTTTGCCAATGGTAAGGGCAATATCTCTATCTATCTTGGTGGCACGACCCGGGATTCCCTGCTGCGCTCGGATCAGGATTACACCAACATTGCCGATATGCGGCCACTCACGAACGGGACAAACTGGGCAGGTGTCGCCTGGGACAATCGGTCTACGTTCACCAGTCCGTGGGGCCAGTTTACGCCGGTCGACACCTCCATCGGCCAGATCAGTGCTGACGGCACATCGTTTACGGATGCTGCCGGCACTTTCCATGTCCAGCCGGAAGGGTTCGGGGCTGGCTGTCCTTACGATGTTGGCGACAGCATCTGTTACGGCGCTGGCAGTATCTTTACATCTGCGTACAGAGATATGCGCAACGATCAGATGGCGACTTTTGATACGCTGACCATGCTGCCAGCGGTTGACCGACTGAACATGTTCAGCTTCGCCAACTATGACGTGTCCGACAGCCTTCGGCTTTACGGTGAAGTCGGATACTACACGGCAGAATCAGAGGCCGTGGTCGGTTCCACGGGCTCGCTGGGATCCGGACCGATTTACATTGCGGCGGATGCTTACTGGAACCCGCTGGGACCCGTTGGGTCCGCCAACCGTATTGATGGTCTGAGCGCCAATGTGCCAAATGAAGGCTTGGACCTGGTGATCAACTCCTACAGCGCTGTGGACGCCGGCACGCGTACAGTTAATGTCGACAATGAACAGACGAGACTGTTGGTCGGCGCCAAAGGCGATGCCTTCGGATGGGATTGGGACTCTGCGATCCTGTACAACGAAGCGATCGTCACCGACTCGGCCGACGGTTACGATTCCCGGCTTTATCAGCAAGCCATCAACCGAACGGATGCCACGGCTTACAATCCGTTCTGTGGTGGTATTCCGGGAACGCCATCGGTTGGCGGGCCAAGCTGTAACTCCCCGGAAACCATCGACAGTTTCCGCATCACCCAGGTTCGGGAAAACAAGACCACGCTGGCGCTTGCTGATTTCAAGGTCTCGAAGCCCGACTTGTTCTCGATCTGGGCGGGTGACATCGGCTTTGCGGGCGGCATCGAATTCCGTCGCGAGACGTACCATGACGATCGCGACCCGCACCAGGACGGCTCACTGCCTTACTATGATCAAATCACTGGCAATCTCGTGTCGGCATCCAGCCTGATGACGCATAGCCCGTCACCTGATGTCAAAGGTAGCCGGAACGTGTCTTCGGCTTACTTTGAAGTCGCGGTGCCGCTGGTTTCTCCTGAGATGAACATTCCATTCGTCCAGGCGCTCGATCTCCAGGCAGCGGCCCGTTATGAAGACTATTCGGACGTGGGCTCAGTCTCGAAACCGAAAGTGTCGGCATCCTGGGACGTTATTGATGGTCTGCGGTTCCGCGGTTCCTGGTCGGAAGGCTTCAAGGCGCCGAACCTCGAAGTGGTCAACACGCCACTTCTGGAACGCGTCAATGGGTATCCGGACTATATCCAGTGCCAGGCAGCTCTCAGCCAAGGCCGGATTACCGACTTCAGCCAATGTGCAACACTGAGTGTGACGGTCGCCAGCCTTCGCTCTGGTAACTCCGATCTGGAACCGGAAGAGTCGGAAAGCTCGTCCTATGGCGTGGTGTTCGAACCTCAGTTCATCCCGGAAAAGTTCGGGACTGTGACGCTGACGACGGATTTCTGGAGCATTGAGCAAAAGAACCCGATCGGCCTGCTGAATGACTCGGTCGCACTGTCGTATGACTACCTCCTGCGTCTGCAGGGTAGCTCGAACCCGAATGTGATCCGCGCTGACCCAACGCCTCAGCAAATTGCTGACTTTGCAGGCACGGGCTACGATCCTGTGGGAGACGTGGTCAACGTGGTGGCCCGGTTTACCAACCTCTCGGCACTCAAGGTCGAGGGTATCGACTACGGCGCTTATTGGGATGTTCCAGTCGGTCCGGGTGACCTCTCCATGAACGTCAACGCGACTTATCTGAACACCTACTACCAGAGCCCGACAGACGAAGCGGCCGCAATTCTCGCCGGGCTGGATGATGGAACGGTGAACCCGTACGTCACCGTCACTGGTGGTGGTAGCCTGATCCGGGAAGACGGGCGTCCGGAATGGAAGTACTCCATGTCAATGTCGTACGACATCGCGAACTGGAAGTTTGGAGCGTTCTCTCAATACACGAGCCAAGTATTCCAGACGTCAGTGAGCAGCACGAGCTACGGTCCATGGCCGATTGAAGACCACACGACGTGGAATTTCTACGGCCAGTACACTGTCGAGAATGATGCCTGGACCGATGGGACTGCCATTCGAGTTGGTGTGCGGAACGCGTTTAATGAAGACCCGCCGCTGGCTGATACCTACGGCTATCTCTCGTCCTTGTACCAGCCGCTTCCGCGCTATTGGTACGTGAACGTGAAAAAATCCTTCTAA